The Vicinamibacterales bacterium DNA window CTACTCGTCCCCGTCCACCTTCAGGACGGCCAGGAACGCTTCCTGCGGGATCTCCACCTTGCCGACGCGCTTCATCCGGCGCTTGCCTTCCTTCTGCTTCTCGAGCAGCTTCCGCTTGCGCGAGATGTCGCCGCCGTAGCACTTGGCCAGCACGTTCTTGCGCAGCGCCTTCACCGATTCGCGCGCGATGATCCGGCCGCCGATCGCCGCCTGGATTGCCACCTCGAACATCTGGCGCGGAATCAGGCTCCGCATCTTGCTGGCCAGCGCGCGACCGCGTTTGTAGGCCGAGTCACTGTGCACGATGACCGACAGCGCGTCCACGGGATCGCCGTTGACGAGGATGTCGAGCTTGACGAGCGGCGACTCCCAGTAGCCGGTCACGTGGTAGTCGAGCGAGGCGTAGCCGCGCGAGATCGTCTTGAGCCGGTCGTAGAAATCGAGCACGACCTCATTGAACGGCAGCTCGTACGTGATGAGGACGCGGTTGCTCGCCAGGTACTCCAGCGTCTTCTGGACGCCCCGCTTCTCCTGGCACAGCGTGAGAATCCCGCCGACGTGCTCGGCCGGCGTCAGAATCATCGCCGTGATGATCGGCTCCTCGAGCTTCTCGATCCGCCCTGCGTCAGGCAGTTTCGCCGGGCTGTCGATCTCGTGCACTTCCTTGTCGGTCGTCGTCACGCGGTACAACACGCCCGGGGCTGTGGTCACCAGATCCTGGTTGAACTCGCGCTCGAGCCGTTCCTGCACGATCTCCATGTGCAGCAGGCCGAGGAACCCGCACCGGAAGCCGAAGCCGAGCGCGACCGAGCTCTCGGGCTCGTAGAAGAACGAGGCGTCGTTCAGCCGGAGCTTCTCGAGGGCGTCGCGCAGTTCGGGATACTCGTGGCCCTCGACGGGATAGAGCCCCGCGAAGACCATCGGCTTCAGTTCCTTGAAGCCCGGGAACGGCTCGGCGGTCGGCCGGGCCGCCTCGGTAATCGTGTCGCCGAGCTTCGCGTCGGCCACCCGCTTGATGCCGGCGGTGATGAATCCAACCTCGCCAACCCCGAGTTCGTCGAGCGGTGTCGCCTTCGGCGTGAACGCGCCGACCTCTTCGATCAGGTACTCCTGCCCCAGCGCCATGAAGCGCACCCGCATGCCCTTGCGCAGCATGCCCTCGATCACGCGGATGACAATGACCACGCCGCGGTACGAGTCGTACCAGGAGTCGAAGATCAGGGCCTTGAGGGGCGCGTCGGCGCTGCCACCGGGCGCGGGCAGACGATGCACGATCGCCTCGAGCACCTCCTTGGTGCCCGTCCCCATCTTGGCGCTCGCGAGAATCGCGTGGCTCCCGTCGAGGCCGATGATGTCCTCGATCTGTCGACGCGTCTCCTCGGGCTGCGCACCCGGCAGGTCGATCTTGTTGATGACCGGGACGATCTCCATGTTGTTCTCGACCGCCAGGTAGGCGTTGGCGAGCGTCTGGGCCTCGACGCCCTGCGCGGCGTCCACCAGGAGCACGGCGCCCTCGCAGGCGGCCAGCGAGCGCGTGACCTCGTACGAGAAGTCCACGTGCCCGGGCGTG harbors:
- the lepA gene encoding translation elongation factor 4, which gives rise to MDPRFIRNFAVIAHIDHGKSTLADRFLEMTGAVQSRDMEAQLLDSMDLERERGITIKAHPVRLTYTADDGNRYILNLIDTPGHVDFSYEVTRSLAACEGAVLLVDAAQGVEAQTLANAYLAVENNMEIVPVINKIDLPGAQPEETRRQIEDIIGLDGSHAILASAKMGTGTKEVLEAIVHRLPAPGGSADAPLKALIFDSWYDSYRGVVIVIRVIEGMLRKGMRVRFMALGQEYLIEEVGAFTPKATPLDELGVGEVGFITAGIKRVADAKLGDTITEAARPTAEPFPGFKELKPMVFAGLYPVEGHEYPELRDALEKLRLNDASFFYEPESSVALGFGFRCGFLGLLHMEIVQERLEREFNQDLVTTAPGVLYRVTTTDKEVHEIDSPAKLPDAGRIEKLEEPIITAMILTPAEHVGGILTLCQEKRGVQKTLEYLASNRVLITYELPFNEVVLDFYDRLKTISRGYASLDYHVTGYWESPLVKLDILVNGDPVDALSVIVHSDSAYKRGRALASKMRSLIPRQMFEVAIQAAIGGRIIARESVKALRKNVLAKCYGGDISRKRKLLEKQKEGKRRMKRVGKVEIPQEAFLAVLKVDGDE